The following are encoded together in the Humulus lupulus chromosome 5, drHumLupu1.1, whole genome shotgun sequence genome:
- the LOC133778250 gene encoding amine oxidase [copper-containing] gamma 2-like, whose translation MEARIFFRFLFLSLTFGILFLLLTWLTFPHAPPSPPELLDCPRNSPWCISKNRFQHQLKQPNTPEPTRLRDHGRDTPRHPLDPLTVQEISKVRTLLSSHDLFRASLYTLHTVELDEPEKSLVLGWKKGDPLPPRKASVVARVRGASHVLTVDLSTNEVTVQKTGQHSGYPTMTIEDMTTATVVPLQSAVFNRTIVDRGVDLTDLACLPISLGWFGKAEEGRRMIKVQCYSMKDTVNFYMRPIEGLTITVDLDTKQVVEISDKGKTIPIPKATNTDYRFSTMEHNRVINLLNPISIEQPKGPSFVIEDDHLVKWANWEFHLKPDARAGVIISRARMRDPDTGELRNVMYKGLASELFVPYMDPTDAWYFKTYMDAGEYGFGLQAMPLDPLNDCPRNAYYMDGVFAAADGTPYVRSNMVCVFESYAGDIAWRHAESPITGMDIREVRPKVTLVVRMAASVANYDYIVDWEFQTDGLIRIKVGLSGILMVKGTQYENTDQISNQDDLYGTLLSENVIGVIHDHYITFYLDMDVDGSDNSFAKVHIQRGKTSQESSSPRKSYLKATKIVAKTEKEAQIKLKLYDPCEFHVFNPTKKTRVGNPVGYKVVPGGTAASLLDLDDPPQKRGAFTNNQIWVTPYNRSELWAGGLFVYQSHGEDTLAVWSERDRDIENKDIVVWYTLGFHHVPCQEDYPIMPTVSSSFDLKPVNFFESNPILRVPPNVENDLPFCKSPY comes from the exons ATGGAAGCCAGAATCTTTTTCCGctttctcttcctttctctcacCTTTGGAATACTATTCTTACTCCTCACCTGGCTCACCTTCCCTCACGCGCCTCCCTCCCCGCCGGAGCTTCTCGACTGTCCCAGGAACTCCCCCTGGTGCATTTCCAAGAACCGCTTCCAGCATCAGCTCAAGCAACCAAACACCCCAGAACCCACGCGCCTCCGGGACCACGGTCGCGACACCCCACGCCACCCGCTCGACCCTCTAACCGTCCAAGAGATTAGTAAGGTTCGAACCCTCCTTTCCTCCCACGACCTCTTCCGCGCGTCGCTTTACACGCTCCACACCGTCGAGCTTGATGAACCGGAGAAGTCTCTCGTCCTCGGATGGAAGAAGGGCGACCCACTTCCGCCACGGAAGGCCTCCGTCGTCGCACGTGTGAGAGGAGCCTCGCACGTGCTGACCGTCGACCTGAGTACCAACGAGGTGACCGTACAAAAAACCGGTCAGCATTCCGGTTACCCGACGATGACGATAGAGGATATGACTACGGCCACGGTGGTCCCACTACAGAGCGCCGTGTTCAACCGTACGATCGTTGATCGGGGAGTTGATCTGACGGATCTGGCGTGCTTGCCGATCTCACTGGGATGGTTCGGTAAGGCCGAGGAAGGGAGGAGGATGATTAAGGTACAGTGCTATTCTATGAAAGATACGGTGAACTTCTATATGAGACCAATAGAAGGGTTGACCATAACCGTTGACCTAGACACCAAACAAGTGGTGGAAATATCCGATAAGGGCAAGACCATACCTATACCAAAGGCCACCAATACGGATTATCGGTTTTCAACCATGGAGCATAACAGGGTCATAAACTTACTGAACCCGATATCCATCGAGCAACCGAAAGGTCCGAGTTTTGTGATAGAAGATGATCACTTAGTCAAATGGGCGAATTGGGAATTTCACCTCAAACCCGATGCAAGAGCGGGTGTGATAATATCTCGGGCCAGGATGCGAGACCCGGATACGGGTGAGCTGAGGAATGTGATGTACAAAGGGTTAGCTTCGGAGCTATTTGTTCCCTACATGGACCCGACTGATGCATGGTATTTTAAGACTTACATGGATGCGGGCGAGTATGGGTTTGGGTTGCAAGCCATGCCGCTCGACCCACTTAACGATTGTCCCCGGAATGCTTACTACATGGACGGTGTTTTTGCCGCCGCTGATGGCACCCCCTACGTGAGGTCTAACATGGTTTGTGTGTTCGAGAGCTACGCCGGCGATATTGCGTGGCGGCACGCCGAAAGTCCTATTACGGGGATGGAT ATTAGGGAAGTAAGGCCGAAGGTGACACTTGTGGTGAGAATGGCAGCATCGGTTGCAAACTATGACTATATTGTAGATTGGGAGTTTCAAACCGATGGATTAATCCGAATTAAG GTTGGGCTTAGTGGTATATTGATGGTGAAAGGCACCCAATATGAGAACACTGATCAAATCTCTAATCAAGATGATCTCTACGGGACACTATTGTCTGAAAATGTCATTGGTGTCATTCATGATCATTACATCACCTTTTATCTTGATATGGACGTGGACGGCTCTGATAATTCCTTTGCCAAAGTGCATATTCAAAGAGGGAAAACCTCACAAGAAAGCAGTTCACCAAGGAAAAGTTACTTGAAAGCTACTAAAATAGTGGCAAAAACCGAAAAAGAGGCACAAATTAAGCTAAAACTCTATGACCCTTGTGAGTTCCACGTGTTCAATCCGACGAAGAAAACTCGGGTTGGAAACCCGGTCGGGTACAAAGTTGTACCCGGCGGCACTGCTGCTAGCCTTCTTGACCTTGACGACCCTCCGCAAAAGAGAGGCGCTTTCACAAATAACCAAATTTGGGTTACTCCTTATAACCGAAGTGAGCTCTGGGCTGGTGGCTTATTTGTTTACCAAAGTCATGGTGAAGATACTCTTGCTGTGTGGTCTGAGag GGATAGGGATATTGAAAATAAAGACATAGTGGTTTGGTACACTTTGGGATTTCACCACGTGCCATGTCAAGAGGACTATCCTATAATGCCTACAGTCTCATCTAGCTTTGATCTTAAGCCTGTTAATTTCTTTGAGAGCAACCCAATTCTTCGAGTCCCTCCCAACGTTGAGAATGATCTACCATTCTGTAAATCGCCTTATTAG